A genomic window from Arvicola amphibius chromosome 5, mArvAmp1.2, whole genome shotgun sequence includes:
- the LOC119815298 gene encoding desmocollin-3-like — MNSTGYQCLQDYKVPHGENADASEKGGHRNRSLKEERKTPEVERSKERGGCQRVVDKYTLIMKVQDMNGQFFGLISTSTCIITVQDSNDNAPTFRQNAYETSVEENSYNVEILRIPVDDKDLVKSPNWKANFTILKGNENGRFKITTDPATNEGVLCVVKPLDYEENRQVTLEIGVNNEAPFIRDVASRVPTMNRALVTVHVRDQDEGPECKPPEQYVRIKENSALGSKINGYKAYDPETKNSNGLRYKKLQDPKEWVSIEEVSGLLTISKTLDRESMAPRNDLYNITVMAIDQEGKSCTGTLAVNIEDVNDNAPEILQDYLVICKPKMGYTDISAVDPDEPVHGPPFQFNLASSSPEVNRIWTLNPVNDTAARLSYRKNAEVQEYAVPITVQDRAGQSTTKVLRVNLCDCTHPSQCTARSRSVGVSLGKWAILAILLGIALLFSVLLTLVCSVVTARKGKHFPEDLAQQNLIISNTEAPGDDRVCSANGFTTQTANNSSQGFCGTMRNGGQETYEMKGHQTLDSCRMGGHHHTLDPGRGGHLETDNCRCTYSEWQSFTQPRLGEKLHVCNQNEEHIPSQDYVLTYNYEGRGSPAGSVGCCSERQEEEGLDFLNNLEPKFLTLAETCTKR; from the exons ATGAACAGCACAGGCTACCAGTGTCTCCAAGACTACAAGGTGCCTCACGGGGAGAATGCTGACGCTAGTGAGAAAGGAGGTCACAGAAACAGGAGcctgaaggaggagaggaagactccagaagtggaaagaagcaaggaaagggGTGGTTGCCAAAGA gTTGTGGACAAGTACACACTGATAATGAAAGTCCAAGACATGAATGGCCAATTTTTTGGACTGATCAGTACATCAACTTGTATCATAACAGTGCAGGATTCCAACGACAACGCGCCCACGTTCAGACAAAATGCT tACGAAACCTCTGTGGAGGAGAACTCATATAATGTCGAAATCCTGCGCATCCCTGTGGATGACAAGGATTTGGTTAAGAGTCCCAACTGGAAGGCAAATTTTACCATCTTAAAAGGGAATGAAAATGGACGCTTCAAAATCACAACAGACCCAGCGACTAATGAGGGTGTTCTGTGTGTTGTGAAG ccCCTGGATTATGAAGAAAATCGTCAGGTGACCCTAGAGATCGGAGTGAACAACGAAGCTCCATTTATCAGAGATGTTGCAAGCCGAGTACCCACCATGAACCGGGCCTTGGTTACAGTTCATGTGAGGGATCAGGATGAAGGGCCAGAATGCAAACCCCCTGAACAATATGTGCGGATCAAAGAAAACTCAGCCTTGGGGTCCAAGATCAATGGCTATAAGGCCTACGATCCTGAAACCAAGAACAGCAATGGCTTAAG atacaaaaaattgcaGGATCCTAAAGAATGGGTCAGCATTGAAGAAGTTTCAGGTCTGCTGACAATATCAAAAACCCTAGACAGAGAATCCATGGCTCCAAGAAATGACTTGTATAATATTACGGTCATGGCAATAGACCAAG aggGTAAATCCTGCACAGGGACACTTGCAGTGAACATCGAGGATGTGAATGACAATGCTCCAGAGATTCTTCAAGATTATCTTGTCATCTGCAAGCCGAAGATGGGGTATACGGACATTTCGGCTGTCGATCCTGATGAGCCTGTCCATGGCCCTCCCTTTCAGTTCAACTTGGCAAGCTCTTCTCCCGAAGTCAACAGAATCTGGACCCTCAACCCAGTTAATG atacaGCTGCCCGCTTATCCTACCGGAAAAACGCTGAAGTTCAAGAATACGCCGTTCCCATCACTGTACAAGACAGAGCAGGCCAATCCACAACCAAAGTCTTGCGAGTTAACCTGTGTGATTGTACTCATCCGAGCCAATGTACGGCCAGGTCAAGGAGTGTAGGGGTCTCCTTGGGGAAGTGGGCCATCCTTGCCATCCTCTTGGGCATCGCACTGTTGTTTT CGGTACTGCTAACTTTAGTATGTAGCGTTGTCACTGCCcggaaaggaaaacattttcctgAAGATTTAGCACAGCAAAACTTAATTATATCAAACACTGAAGCACCTGGAGATGACAGGGTG TGCTCTGCCAACGGATTCACCACCCAGACTGCCAACAACTCCAGCCAAGGCTTCTGTGGCACAATGAGAAACGGTGGGCAGGAGACATATGAGATGAAAGGACACCAGACCTTAGACTCCTGCCGCATGGGCGGCCATCACCACACCCTGGATCCCGGCAGAGGAGGACACCTGGAGACTGACAACTGCAGATGCACTTACTCCGAGTGGCAGAGTTTCACGCAGCCCCGACTTGGTGAA AAATTGCACGTGTGTAATCAGAACGAAGAACACATCCCATCCCAAGACTACGTCCTCACCTATAACTACGAAGGCAGGGGATCTCCAGCAGGTTCTGTAGGCTGCTGCAGcgaaaggcaggaagaagagggactGGACTTTTTAAACAACTTGGAACCCAAATTTCTTACATTGGCAGAAACATGCACAAAGAGATAA